GCACACAGGCATGCGCGTCAGGCGCTTGACCACCGGCACGTGGGCGAAGTCCGCAAGGTTGCGGTGCGGGTCCCCCAGGTTGGTCTTCATGCCGCGCAGGCAGAAGATCACCCTTCGGTTGCCTTCGCTGGCGAGGTACTCCGCCGCGTTCAGCGACTCGTTCAGCGTAATCCCGAAACCCCGCTTCAGGAGCGCTGGAAAATCACGCTGACGGCCGACGCTTTTCAGCAATTCGAAATTCTGCGTATTGCGGGTTCCGATCTGCAAAATGACGCCCGTGGGGTTCCCCGCCTCTTCCAAGGCGGTACGGATCTCGTCCAAGTGATTATCGTGGGTTATTTCCATCGCTACCGCCCGAATGCCGTACTTGCCGGCCAATTCGAATACGTAGGGCAGGCAGGCGGCGCCGTGACCCTGGAAGGAATATGGGCTGGTACGCGGCTTGTACGCGCCCATCCGCGCACAGCGCTGGCCTTGCTCGCTCAGCGCCCGCATCGTCATTTCCACGTGCTCCCGGGTGTCCACAGCGCATAGACCGGCAAAGACATGCAGGCTTTCCTGAGAGAAGTCCAGCCCGTTATAGCTGAAGGAGTGGGTACGCTCGTCGTCTTCGTGGCGCCCCAACACCCGGTACTCCCGCGACACCCGCACCACCCGCTCCACTACCGCGAAAGCCTGTAGTTCGTCTGCCGGCAGGAGGGCGGTATCGCCGATCAAATAGATTTCCGTGAGTACCTGGCGGGCGCCGATTTCGTCATGGACGCGATAACGAATGCCCTGTAACCGATCCAGGTAATTCAACAACCGGCGATAATCGTTGCTGTCCTTGCCCGTATCCGGGCGCAATATGAGGATCATTGGGTCATGCCCCCCCCAAAAGCGAACCTGGGAAGCGAAAGCGGCGATCCTAGCACAAGCGCCGCAGCCACGCGCCGCCGCTGGCGGCCCCGCAAGGCTCCCGCGCCAAGCGGCTGGCGCGGAGCCGCGGAGCCGGTCACGCAAGGGCCGGCAATTTTGCTATGATTGCGGCAACCGCCTGCGGTGCAACCCAAAGGACAGCCCAGCGCGAGGGGAAGCCTTGTGATAAGCGCAAATCGCCATCGAAAGCAGTGCAGGGCGAATAACGCCCGACGCCGGGCAAGTATGCGGTGCGGCGCCGAGGCTCTCGCACTGGCTGCCTTGCTCCTGCCGCTTGCCGCGACGGCCGCGCCGAAAATATCGGTGGCGGGGCTGTTCAAAGGGCAGGCCATCCTCGTGATTGACGGCAAGCAACATCTGCTGAAGAACGGAGACACCAGCCCGGAGGGCGTCAAACTGATCGAAGCGAACAGCAAAGAGGCCGTGCTGGAAATTGACGGCGAACGCCGCAGCTACCAACTGGGCGGCGGCATCGCCGCCACCTACAAGGACGGCCGCAATTCGGTGCGCCTCCTGCCCGACGACCGGGGCCACTATTTCGTCACCGGCAAGATCAACCAGCAACCCATCCGCTTCCTGGTGGACACGGGGGCAAGCTATATCAGCCTCAACCAGAACCAGGCCGAGCGCCTGGGAATTGATTTCCGCAAGGGGAAAGCGGGCCTGTCCTCTACCGCATCGGGAGTCGTAGAGTCCTTTCTGATCGAATTGGACCGGGTCAGCATCCAGTCCATCGAGCAACATCGCGTGGGGGCGGTCGTCAATCCCGGCGACTTCCCGAAGGAGGCGTTGCTCGGCAATTCCTTTCTGAACCAACTGCACATCAAGCGCGAAGGCAAGGTGCTCGAACTGGTGCAGCCGTAGTCCGCGGCCCGTTCCATCCTGGCGGCCCGCAACCCGCCTCAACCCGCTTGGCTACGGGCAACGGCGCCTCCCTCCAGCCGCGCCTCCGCTTGCTCCCAGGCCAGAACCAGCAGCGGCAGGTAAAAGAGGTTGCCCAACAGCGTCCAGGAGAAGAACGGCAGGGCCAGCAGGTAGCAGCGCAACAGCCCGGCCAGGGTACGCGGGTACAATTCGCCGGCCAGCCAAACTCCCAGATTGGACAGGACGAAAAACGCCAGCGCCGCCGCGAAGGCAGCCAGGAACAGCCTCCCGCGAGAGCGAGTGCCGCGCAGCAACAGGCGGCCCAGCGGTACGCCGGACAAACAGCCGACATAAACGCCGAGCATAACCCAAGGGTGGTAAAAACCGAGCCAGGCGTCGCTCACCAACAGCGCCGCCAGAGGCGTCAGCCAGGTGCCGGCGCCCGTGAGAGAGCGGCCCGCGAACAGAGCGGCGGCGCCCAGAGGCGTAAAGTTGGGGGGATGCGGTAATAAACGGCCGCACACGGCCAACAGTACCAGCCCGACGCCTACCGCTTGCAGGGGGGACGGGCGGCGCGGGAAAAAAAGGCCCCAGCCGTTCATTGCCGGCACCCCGGCGCGGGCGACGCGAACCCGGACGGGCAAATGT
This genomic interval from Gammaproteobacteria bacterium contains the following:
- a CDS encoding 3-deoxy-7-phosphoheptulonate synthase; protein product: MILILRPDTGKDSNDYRRLLNYLDRLQGIRYRVHDEIGARQVLTEIYLIGDTALLPADELQAFAVVERVVRVSREYRVLGRHEDDERTHSFSYNGLDFSQESLHVFAGLCAVDTREHVEMTMRALSEQGQRCARMGAYKPRTSPYSFQGHGAACLPYVFELAGKYGIRAVAMEITHDNHLDEIRTALEEAGNPTGVILQIGTRNTQNFELLKSVGRQRDFPALLKRGFGITLNESLNAAEYLASEGNRRVIFCLRGMKTNLGDPHRNLADFAHVPVVKRLTRMPVCIDPSHSVGTIESAADGVPDVFHATAQGVIAGANMVLTDFHPRPAKALVDSAQALPLEWLPWYLEDVRIAHDAYNRRAAARLSERAQRSE
- a CDS encoding TIGR02281 family clan AA aspartic protease, which gives rise to MRCGAEALALAALLLPLAATAAPKISVAGLFKGQAILVIDGKQHLLKNGDTSPEGVKLIEANSKEAVLEIDGERRSYQLGGGIAATYKDGRNSVRLLPDDRGHYFVTGKINQQPIRFLVDTGASYISLNQNQAERLGIDFRKGKAGLSSTASGVVESFLIELDRVSIQSIEQHRVGAVVNPGDFPKEALLGNSFLNQLHIKREGKVLELVQP